The Stieleria maiorica genome includes the window CCGACATCCCGACCGTCGTGAAAACCATCGGGTTGGTTCCCGTGGAAACACGTCAAAGCCGTTTGGCCGAGATGCGTGACATCGCGGATTTCGCCAACTGGCTCGGTTGTGACGCCGTCGCGCTGCACCTGGGGTTCATCCCGCATGACAGCTCGGACCCGCAGTACGCCGACATCGTCGCGGTGACCGCCGAGCTGTGTGATCACTGCGCCGGCAACGGTCAATTCCTGCATCTGGAAACCGGCCAGGAGACGGCCGAGGGGTTGTTGGAATTTATCGCCGCGGTCGGACGCGACAATCTGAAGATCAATTTCGATCCGGCCAATATGATTCTTTACGGCACCGGTGAACCGATCGACGCCCTCAAGATGCTCGCCAAGCATGTCCGCAGCATCCACTGCAAGGACGGAACCTGGAGCGACAAGCCGGGTGAGACCTGGGGATGTGAAGTGCCCCTGGGCGAAGGCGACGTCGACATGCGCAAGTACTTGGAAACCTTGCACGAAATCGGTTACCAGGGACCGCTGACGATCGAACGTGAAATCCCCGAAGATCCGGTTCGGCAAAAGCAAGAAATCGGCGGTGCGATCGAGTTGCTCACCCGGCTGCGCAGCGAAATCCTGGGCTGATTCGATCAACAGGCGGTCGGCGGCTTCGTTTTCCTGGCGTCAAAGCGGGGCCCGGGGGAGCGAAAGCCTCCGCGGCTTCCGCTACGGGGGCCGAGCGTTATCACGTCCGCATTTGGATCCGCAGCGGCGCGATGATTTCGCGGGGGACAAACTTTGCCAACTGCTCGTCGTCGTCGCTGACGCTGGCGATCTGTTTCAACAGCGAACTGCTGACGTGCGAAAACCGTTCGTCAGCCA containing:
- a CDS encoding sugar phosphate isomerase/epimerase family protein, whose protein sequence is MESWPIGVFASVDAGLGVKWDVIKELGLPTIQLHAPHPSKRDRVTAEELKKQLDAMNVRCTAVFGGFDGESYADIPTVVKTIGLVPVETRQSRLAEMRDIADFANWLGCDAVALHLGFIPHDSSDPQYADIVAVTAELCDHCAGNGQFLHLETGQETAEGLLEFIAAVGRDNLKINFDPANMILYGTGEPIDALKMLAKHVRSIHCKDGTWSDKPGETWGCEVPLGEGDVDMRKYLETLHEIGYQGPLTIEREIPEDPVRQKQEIGGAIELLTRLRSEILG